In Acidobacteriota bacterium, the genomic window CACGACACCATCCGAACTGGTGATTCGATCGGCGCGAAAGATCACATTCTCCTGCAAGACATCATCGTCCGAGAAGGCTCGATCCCGCGACTCGAACACGTGCAGCCTGCGGAAGCGCACGGTGCTCAGGAACGAGCGTCGGAAGGCCTCGAAATAGGTACCATTGCAGAAACTCCGTGGAGTGATGGCGACGAGCTGGCCGCCGGGCTCAAGGAGTTGAGAGGCTAGCGCCAGAAAACCCGAGTACAGGTTGCTGGTCTCGATGCCGATGCGCCGGAGCAGCCTTCGCTCTCGTGACTCCGTTCGCATTTTCCTGTACGGCGGGTTGAGCACGACGCAGTCAAAGCGATCTCGCGACGCGTCCTCGAACAGGCTCGCCGTCAAGGCCCGGGTTCCGCATTCGAGGAAATCATGCGGGATCACCTGAGCTTCGAGTCGAATTCCGGCCGCCCCCGCGGTCGTGCGGCACAGGTTCAAAGTTTCGTTGAGATGAGAGGAGAGAGCGGGATCAACTTCGTACGCAGTCAGCTTGATGACGCTGGGGGGCTTGTTCGCTCTGCATGCGGCTGCTACGAAAGCTGCCGAGAGCGACCCTATCCCGGCTCCAGGATCCAGGACTCGAACGGCCGGAGCGGAGAAGTCGAACAATCCTGCCATGAACTCCGCAACGGATGCCGGGGTGAAGAACTGCCCCATCTCCGCGCGGTGATTCGGATCGAGTTTCCGGGAGACGCTACGGCGCAGGAGGTCCACGCTCGAGAGAAGGGTGCCTAGTGTGGCCGAGTACGGCCTGAGAGTCGACTCTCTGACCGCCGACCGACCTGAAGATCTAGCTCGTGCTGCTCTTGGGCTCAAACCGAAATCCCTCGCAACCGAGGGCAAGTCTAGCAGCCAGAGCTTCAGGCCGGCGTCTTGATCGCGCCCGGGGCGACCGCCGGGGGAAGTGCGATCTCCCCCGACTCGAGGCGGAGCCGGATCGCGTCGAGGATCCCGTTCACGAACGGCCCCGACTCCTCGTTGCCGAACTTCTTCGCGATCTCGATCGCCTCGTTGATGACGACGATGGGAGGTGTGGCCGTCTCGAAGACCAGCTCGTAGAGGGCGAGCCTGAGGATGTTGCGATCGACGACCGCCATGCGCGGGATGCGCCAGTGATGGGAGATGGAGCTGAGCGTCGCGTCGAGCCACGCCTGGTGGAGGACCGTCCCCTTCACCAGGGTGTCGGCGAACTCGACGATCGACGCGCGGACCTTCTTCCCCTCCCAGAATGCCGCCGCCGCCTCGACCGTCCCCTCCGGGGAGAGGTCGAGCTGGAAGAGGAGCTGCAGCGCGTACTCTCTCGCCCGCCGCCTCTCCCCTATCGCGGTGCTCTCGCGGATCTCAGCCAAGCTCGCGCCCCAGGTTCGCCATCTCGATCGCCGCGATGGCCGCGTCCCAGCCCCGGTTCCCCATTTTCCCGCCGGCGCGCTCGGCCGCCTGCTCGGACGTCTCGGCGGTGAGGACCCCGAAGGCGACGGGGACACCGGTCTCGGCGGCGATCGCCCCGAGGCCGCGCGTCACGTCGGCCGCGATCAGATCGAA contains:
- a CDS encoding Eco57I restriction-modification methylase domain-containing protein, translated to MGQFFTPASVAEFMAGLFDFSAPAVRVLDPGAGIGSLSAAFVAAACRANKPPSVIKLTAYEVDPALSSHLNETLNLCRTTAGAAGIRLEAQVIPHDFLECGTRALTASLFEDASRDRFDCVVLNPPYRKMRTESRERRLLRRIGIETSNLYSGFLALASQLLEPGGQLVAITPRSFCNGTYFEAFRRSFLSTVRFRRLHVFESRDRAFSDDDVLQENVIFRADRITSSDGVV
- the nusB gene encoding transcription antitermination factor NusB is translated as MGERRRAREYALQLLFQLDLSPEGTVEAAAAFWEGKKVRASIVEFADTLVKGTVLHQAWLDATLSSISHHWRIPRMAVVDRNILRLALYELVFETATPPIVVINEAIEIAKKFGNEESGPFVNGILDAIRLRLESGEIALPPAVAPGAIKTPA